The following are from one region of the Salvia hispanica cultivar TCC Black 2014 chromosome 1, UniMelb_Shisp_WGS_1.0, whole genome shotgun sequence genome:
- the LOC125189702 gene encoding receptor-like protein 49, with protein sequence MLSNLLWYICILISSFISTTHSYNNKCFRHQEILLLQLKDELIFDSSLSTKLVRWNESGECCKWHGVECDASGHIVSLQLDDEAISGGIGDSSSLFRFEYLQKLNLAFNNLYLNYTPIPKGIGNLTYLTHLNLSYAGFGGQVPFEISSLTRLASLDISTRRGTLSLEHPNLEMLVQNLTRLEEIHVDLSFNYLTGSLPSTLFEGLSNLVRLDLSYNSFSGNIPHSLSGLPSLLELDLRKNQFNGTFQLDNFRSLPNLILLGLSDNSLSVDVGNISSSSHGCFRLKVLYLASCNLSNFPDFIKHLNLEELNLSNNSIAGEIPSWSWGTQLSYLDLSFNLLTDMQKPYHMPASLGILYLQSNQLGGELQLSIPLESELLSLSLANNSLSGLIPTSLCNATHLNTLDLSGNKLSGSMPRCPLDNIWFLDLSQNNISGEIPDIFPMKCVLQYLDLNNNNLEGKIPKSLESCHSLNYMNVGNNMMNNTFPCIVSSILGVLVLHSNRFHGEVRCHASWPNLQILDISSNQFTGGLDSFNFSSWTAMALPSDGKLGRINYNMRRSSLTLTMKGQMVDVYNIWSSFGTIDLSSNNFHGKIPNAIGDLNSLYQLNFSHNALDGSIPKSFGQLSNLESLDLSVNQLVGPIPEELGGLTFLAHLNLSYNMFVGAIPKGRQIQTFSADSFEGNLGLCGFPLDINCSNTNLPPPGFDENVEEEMEIEWEYVCAAVGYVVGVGSIVWLLLFCRSFREKYFGKIEEVVEGMFIARDMRRRRARREAAVRNRAGRH encoded by the coding sequence ATGCTTTCAAACTTGTTGTGGTACATTTGTATACTAATTTCATCCTTCATTTCCACTACTCATTCTTATAATAACAAATGCTTTCGTCATCAGGAGATCTTGTTGCTTCAACTCAAGGATGAGTTGATCTTTGATTCTTCTCTTTCAACAAAGCTGGTGCGATGGAATGAAAGTGGCGAGTGCTGCAAGTGGCACGGTGTAGAATGTGATGCTTCTGGCCACATTGTTAGTTTGCAGCTCGATGATGAGGCCATCTCTGGTGGAATTGGGGATTCGTCGAGTCTCTTCAGATTTGAATATCTGCAGAAGCTCAACCTCGCCTTTAATAATCTATACTTGAACTACACTCCCATTCCAAAAGGAATTGGCAATCTGACATATTTGACACACTTGAATTTGTCATATGCTGGTTTTGGTGGGCAGGTTCCTTTTGAAATTTCATCGTTGACAAGATTGGCTAGTCTCGATATCTCCACCCGGCGTGGTACTCTAAGTCTCGAGCACCCAAATTTGGAGATGCTTGTCCAAAATCTAACAAGGCTTGAAGAGATTCATGTCGATTTGTCATTTAACTACTTGACCGGCTCACTTCCTTCTACATTGTTTGAAGGACTTTCCAATCTTGTTCGCCTAGATTTGAGTTATAATTCATTCTCTGGCAACATTCCCCACTCTCTGTCGGGTCTCCCTTCGTTGTTGGAACTTGATCTTAGGAAAAACCAATTTAATGGTACTTTTCAACTAGACAACTTTCGAAGCCTTCCCAATCTCATATTGCTTGGTCTATCTGATAACAGCTTGTCGGTAGATGTTGGCAACATCAGTTCAAGTTCACATGGATGTTTCCGGTTAAAAGTGTTATACCTAGCTTCGTGTAACTTGTCCAACTTTCCCGATTTCATCAAACATTTGAATTTGGAAGAACTGAATCTATCAAACAATAGTATTGCAGGGGAGATACCTAGTTGGAGCTGGGGAACACAACTTAGCTATTTGGACCTTTCCTTTAATCTTCTGACAGATATGCAAAAGCCTTACCACATGCCAGCCTCTCTTGGGATCCTATACTTGCAATCTAACCAGCTTGGGGGTGAGTTGCAGTTGTCCATTCCACTTGAATCTGAACTCTTGTCCTTGTCTCTTGCTAATAACAGTTTAAGTGGATTAATTCCAACCTCCCTCTGCAATGCCACACATCTTAACACTCTTGACTTGTctggaaataaattaagtggtAGCATGCCCCGTTGCCCACTTGATAATATTTGGTTTCTCGATCTGAGTCAAAACAACATCAGTGGCGAAATTCCAGATATTTTTCCTATGAAATGTGTGCTACAATATCTTGATCTTAACAACAATAATCTTGAAGGGAAGATCCCAAAGTCCCTCGAAAGTTGCCATTCGTTGAACTACATGAATGTTGGAAACAACATGATGAACAACACTTTCCCATGCATAGTATCATCGATATTGGGTGTTCTTGTTTTGCACTCCAATAGATTCCATGGGGAAGTAAGATGTCACGCTAGTTGGCCAAATCTCCAAATTCTGGATATATCATCGAATCAGTTTACTGGTGGTCTTGACTCATTCAACTTCTCAAGTTGGACGGCTATGGCGCTACCGAGTGATGGAAAATTGGGCCGCATTAATTACAACATGCGGAGGTCTAGCCTAACATTAACCATGAAAGGGCAAATGGTAGATGTTTATAACATTTGGTCAAGTTTTGGTACCATTGATTTGTCTTCCAATAATTTTCATGGAAAGATACCAAATGCAATTGGAGATCTCAACTCACTTTATCAACTCAACTTCTCCCACAATGCCCTCGATGGAAGCATCCCAAAATCATTTGGTCAGTTGAGTAATCTCGAATCACTCGACCTCTCTGTAAACCAACTAGTTGGGCCAATCCCAGAGGAGCTCGGAGGGCTCACATTCCTTGCACACTTGAATCTCTCCTACAATATGTTTGTTGGAGCGATCCCAAAAGGTCGTCAAATTCAAACATTCTCAGCTGATTCATTTGAAGGAAATTTGGGGCTATGCGGTTTCCCTCTCGACATAAATTGCAGTAATACTAATTTACCACCACCGGgatttgatgaaaatgtggAAGAGGAGATGGAGATAGAGTGGGAATATGTGTGTGCTGCAGTTGGATATGTTGTGGGAGTAGGAAGCATCGTGTGGCTGCTTTTATTCTGTCGAAGCTTCAGAGAGAAATATTTCGGCAAAATAGAAGAGGTTGTTGAAGGCATGTTCATCGCCAGAGACATGAGAAGAAGACGTGCAAGAAGAGAAGCAGCAGTGAGGAATCGAGCCGGGAGACATTAG